A single genomic interval of Sulfolobales archaeon harbors:
- the cca gene encoding CCA tRNA nucleotidyltransferase, whose protein sequence is MARREEAWRVAEEVLNRIRPREDELREAYRVYRIIRERLERAFPQDLFSIELYGSIAKGTAISGDLDLDIFILTPREYGREWIRENFLRLAKDALGDIPYEERYAEHPYLRAKPGSIEADIVPALKISRASEAMTAADRTPFHTEYVRKMLSEEGKDHVRLLKKFMKGVGVYGAEIRVGGFSGYVAELLVITYGGFLEVIERASRWRPPVVIIPPGCDISESDARRLFKGSPFILPDPVDSRRNAGAAVTLKTLSEFIVASKLYLANPSQRFFEPPEVDDAMVESSFESLRKRGTCVVILTLRLRRSAPDNIWGEIKSLSKRIYNRLRSERYPVLRRSEYWDEEGEEALIALELLSCNPSEPIQVEGPPAWLENSLEFIEKQLIGGWGFWVDDSGRLEGVRRRSYASVEDLIRRLLAMETMPRDIEGVIDISTDIIKIYRMLKDRKGLRKWIYSFLTLKPIYIV, encoded by the coding sequence GAGCATTCCCACAGGATCTCTTCTCAATAGAGCTCTACGGATCTATAGCTAAGGGAACCGCTATATCAGGGGATCTCGATCTAGATATATTTATCCTCACACCAAGGGAGTATGGGAGGGAGTGGATCAGGGAGAACTTCCTAAGACTCGCCAAAGATGCCTTAGGAGATATACCGTATGAGGAGAGATATGCAGAACACCCCTATCTAAGGGCTAAACCAGGCTCGATAGAGGCTGATATAGTACCCGCTCTAAAGATATCCAGGGCATCTGAGGCTATGACCGCTGCAGATAGAACCCCCTTCCACACTGAGTATGTTAGAAAGATGCTTAGCGAAGAGGGGAAGGATCATGTGAGGCTCCTCAAGAAATTCATGAAGGGTGTTGGTGTATATGGTGCTGAGATAAGGGTTGGGGGGTTCTCGGGATATGTTGCTGAGTTATTGGTTATAACCTATGGAGGCTTTCTAGAGGTTATTGAGAGAGCCTCTAGGTGGAGACCCCCAGTAGTTATTATACCCCCTGGATGCGATATCTCTGAGAGCGATGCTAGGAGGCTGTTCAAGGGATCACCGTTTATACTCCCAGACCCTGTGGATTCTAGGAGAAACGCGGGGGCTGCTGTTACTTTAAAAACACTCTCAGAGTTCATAGTAGCCTCTAAGCTCTATCTTGCAAATCCCTCCCAAAGATTCTTCGAACCGCCTGAGGTTGATGATGCCATGGTTGAATCATCTTTTGAATCGCTTAGAAAGAGAGGCACATGCGTGGTCATACTAACCCTTAGGCTGAGGAGAAGCGCTCCTGATAACATATGGGGTGAGATCAAGAGCCTCTCAAAGAGAATATATAATAGACTTAGATCCGAGAGATACCCAGTCCTCAGAAGATCCGAGTACTGGGATGAAGAGGGTGAGGAGGCATTGATAGCCTTAGAGCTTCTATCATGCAACCCATCAGAACCAATCCAGGTTGAGGGACCACCAGCTTGGCTGGAAAACTCCTTAGAGTTTATAGAGAAACAGCTCATAGGAGGCTGGGGATTCTGGGTAGATGATAGCGGGAGGCTAGAGGGGGTTAGAAGGAGAAGCTATGCCAGCGTAGAAGATCTTATAAGGAGATTGCTAGCTATGGAGACAATGCCAAGAGATATAGAGGGGGTTATAGATATATCAACAGATATAATAAAAATCTATAGGATGTTGAAGGATAGAAAGGGCCTCAGAAAATGGATCTATAGCTTTTTAACGTTAAAACCCATTTATATCGTATAG
- a CDS encoding SMC family ATPase — protein sequence EIVFGRGLTAIVGPNGAGKSSIVEAILLALFDRGGQSSQEIIRTGRSKRGVVRIGSQWAAIELEFEAGGRVYRVRREYDGEGNSRNHYLEEISGGSRKLLARGVSDVTEYIASNILGAKDPLVFTSTIFSRQDMLAQFLEMSARDRWEKILRMMGLEDLERARELAKEAADKADKMLAEIARDEQNLRDLRDRLARDKADAARLRQELQIIDSKISEAEARRKDLEERIGVLRKAIEKIEMLVTLEQLERELGGLENELRISRNRLDLYRGLGLDRDSVMKLYDTYRRSIQCGDKRVDIERRVKSYSEEIDRLRRAPQDLKGLAKSLGIEIEEISQEVLDMARKTYEDLSRRLGEVRGSIATYTRLLELRPEGGRCPFCGRELGAEDARHIIERHRVEVDRLRREEASLEELARRAGKLYRDVEEALSKIRSYRSKVEELSKELEDLRACVEEGMAICSRISDIAGKIFPGEPRSCGDILKKMAEELGSLLERIERAEKRVKELEDLRIRERISSLRRELEDLLSSSPWLKGVSEYRGELARAEAEAREIQRHIEDLKRRRGSIEGELSRLEKIVREREEKISELEKRISMKPSLEKSLKILRVLEKSFFGREGLLSQILTQIVARRLEEEVNRALEAFSRPFRVSIESDFNIAIRSHGGALLGLNSLSGGERTMLAIAFRIALAKTLLGRLPGVMILDEPTQNLDVENKARLFEMVREIAGMLEQVIVVTHDEEIIGRADNIVRVYNEGGVSVVDLRSISRG from the coding sequence CGAGATAGTCTTTGGAAGAGGCTTAACAGCCATTGTAGGGCCGAATGGGGCTGGTAAGAGCTCTATCGTAGAGGCTATCCTATTAGCTCTCTTCGATAGAGGGGGGCAGTCGTCCCAGGAGATTATAAGGACTGGGAGGAGTAAGAGGGGTGTTGTTAGGATAGGCTCTCAATGGGCTGCTATCGAGCTCGAGTTCGAAGCTGGTGGGAGGGTTTACAGGGTTAGGAGGGAGTATGATGGTGAGGGTAATAGTAGGAACCACTATCTAGAGGAGATCTCTGGTGGTTCTAGAAAACTCCTCGCCAGGGGGGTTTCAGATGTTACCGAGTATATAGCTTCTAACATATTAGGTGCTAAGGATCCTCTTGTGTTTACATCAACAATATTCTCTAGACAGGATATGCTTGCCCAGTTCCTAGAGATGAGTGCTAGGGATAGGTGGGAGAAGATCTTGAGGATGATGGGGCTCGAGGATCTCGAGAGAGCTAGGGAGCTGGCTAAGGAAGCCGCTGATAAAGCCGATAAGATGCTGGCAGAGATAGCTAGGGATGAGCAGAACCTCAGAGATCTGAGGGATAGGCTTGCCAGGGATAAGGCTGATGCTGCGAGGCTTAGGCAGGAGCTGCAGATCATAGATTCAAAGATATCCGAGGCCGAGGCTAGGAGGAAGGATCTCGAGGAGAGGATAGGGGTTTTGAGAAAAGCCATCGAGAAGATCGAGATGCTTGTTACTCTAGAGCAACTTGAAAGGGAGCTTGGGGGGCTTGAGAATGAGCTGAGAATCTCTAGGAATAGGCTGGATCTCTATAGGGGTCTCGGGCTTGATCGTGATTCTGTTATGAAGCTCTACGACACATATAGGAGATCGATACAGTGTGGGGATAAAAGGGTAGATATAGAGAGGAGGGTTAAGAGCTATTCAGAGGAGATCGATAGGCTTAGAAGGGCTCCCCAGGATCTCAAGGGTCTTGCAAAGAGCCTTGGCATAGAGATCGAGGAGATCTCCCAGGAGGTTCTTGACATGGCTAGAAAGACCTATGAGGATCTATCGAGGAGGCTTGGAGAGGTGAGGGGATCTATAGCGACATATACAAGGCTTTTAGAGCTGAGGCCTGAAGGGGGTAGATGCCCATTCTGTGGGAGGGAGCTTGGGGCTGAGGATGCTAGGCATATTATTGAGAGGCATAGGGTGGAGGTTGATAGGCTTAGGAGGGAGGAGGCGTCTCTTGAGGAGTTGGCTAGACGTGCTGGGAAATTATATAGGGATGTTGAGGAGGCCTTATCGAAGATCAGATCTTATAGATCTAAGGTTGAGGAGCTCTCAAAAGAGCTCGAGGATCTTAGGGCCTGTGTTGAGGAGGGTATGGCTATATGTTCTAGGATCTCCGATATAGCTGGAAAGATATTTCCAGGCGAACCAAGATCCTGTGGGGATATTCTTAAGAAAATGGCTGAGGAGCTCGGATCTCTATTGGAGAGGATTGAAAGGGCTGAGAAGAGGGTTAAAGAGCTCGAGGATCTTAGGATCAGGGAGAGGATTTCATCTCTCAGAAGAGAGCTCGAGGATCTTCTCTCCTCTAGCCCATGGTTAAAAGGGGTTTCAGAGTATAGGGGGGAGCTCGCCAGGGCTGAGGCTGAGGCTAGGGAGATTCAGAGGCATATAGAGGATCTGAAGAGGAGGAGAGGATCTATAGAGGGTGAGCTATCGAGGCTCGAAAAGATAGTTAGGGAGAGGGAGGAGAAGATCTCGGAGCTTGAGAAGAGGATCTCTATGAAGCCTAGCCTCGAGAAATCACTGAAGATCCTTAGGGTATTGGAGAAGAGCTTCTTCGGAAGAGAAGGGCTGTTATCTCAAATCCTAACCCAGATCGTTGCTAGGAGGCTTGAGGAAGAGGTTAACAGGGCTTTAGAGGCCTTCTCAAGACCCTTCAGGGTATCTATTGAGAGTGACTTCAACATAGCGATTAGATCACATGGTGGAGCCCTTCTAGGGCTTAATAGTCTAAGCGGTGGTGAGAGGACAATGCTTGCAATAGCATTTAGAATAGCGCTAGCAAAAACCCTTCTAGGGAGACTCCCAGGGGTTATGATCCTTGACGAGCCAACCCAGAATCTAGATGTGGAGAACAAGGCAAGGCTATTCGAGATGGTGAGAGAGATAGCGGGGATGCTTGAACAGGTTATAGTGGTGACACATGATGAGGAGATCATAGGTAGGGCTGATAACATAGTGAGGGTCTATAACGAAGGCGGTGTAAGTGTTGTGGATCTGAGAAGCATCTCTAGAGGCTAG
- a CDS encoding carboxypeptidase regulatory-like domain-containing protein has translation MRSIARASLIAIVAVILASIAPIAFAALTVTTDKTTYVGGERVTITVSGATPNKDVGVGVYNPSGDLVFYDQPVANSAGVATTSFTLPSTPDPRFPPGTYRVRAVQGGNIAETTFTLAALSVVTGRVVDEDTGNPIEGATVRLEELRISTTTDANGRFSIGANPGSYTLTVSAPGYLSVSLKITVTAGTNDVGTIKLKSLLALVTQLQQQVANLTSQLQALQAQIASMQTQINAISAQTSSIASAVNQLNTSLNALQQQVASLAQQFQTAQQALAAALSNISSKLDTISSNLQSGISSLSASISDLSSAVNDIRTRIAVLDDLRTTVAGLRTDITGMRTDIGNLVSGQRDLSSKLDTLSSRLDTVSTDLRNAVNSARDALSSAVNGVSSKLDSVNSALSSKIDSVNASVGGLLTPIIVAIILALLAFVFALLTFLQVRRAVTTK, from the coding sequence ATGAGGAGCATTGCCAGGGCATCGCTAATAGCGATCGTGGCTGTGATCTTGGCTAGCATAGCTCCAATAGCCTTCGCAGCCCTCACAGTCACTACTGATAAGACTACATATGTGGGTGGAGAGAGAGTAACCATAACAGTCTCTGGAGCCACACCCAACAAGGATGTCGGTGTAGGCGTGTACAACCCCAGCGGAGACCTAGTATTCTATGACCAGCCCGTAGCAAACTCAGCCGGTGTTGCGACAACAAGCTTCACACTACCATCAACGCCAGATCCGAGATTCCCGCCAGGAACCTATAGGGTGAGAGCTGTCCAGGGCGGCAATATAGCTGAGACCACATTCACGCTAGCAGCACTATCAGTAGTAACAGGGAGGGTGGTTGATGAGGACACAGGCAACCCGATAGAGGGTGCAACGGTAAGGCTTGAAGAGCTACGTATCTCAACAACAACAGATGCTAACGGAAGATTCAGCATAGGGGCTAATCCAGGCAGCTACACATTAACAGTAAGCGCTCCAGGCTATCTCAGCGTCTCCCTAAAAATCACAGTAACAGCTGGGACAAATGATGTAGGAACTATAAAGCTAAAATCACTCCTAGCGCTGGTGACTCAGTTACAGCAGCAGGTAGCAAACCTCACATCACAACTCCAGGCTCTACAGGCACAGATAGCATCGATGCAGACACAGATAAATGCTATATCGGCACAGACAAGCAGCATAGCCTCGGCAGTTAATCAGCTCAACACAAGCCTAAATGCTCTCCAGCAGCAAGTTGCAAGCCTAGCCCAGCAGTTCCAGACGGCCCAGCAAGCCTTGGCTGCAGCGCTAAGCAATATATCATCAAAGCTAGACACTATATCAAGCAATCTACAGAGTGGGATATCGAGTCTAAGCGCATCAATATCGGATCTTTCGTCAGCTGTCAACGATATAAGAACCAGAATAGCTGTCCTAGACGATCTGAGAACCACAGTAGCGGGTCTAAGAACAGATATAACTGGGATGAGAACAGATATAGGCAACCTAGTATCTGGACAGAGAGACCTATCGAGCAAGCTTGACACGCTATCATCAAGACTCGACACCGTATCAACAGATCTGAGGAACGCGGTAAACTCCGCAAGAGACGCCCTATCATCAGCGGTAAACGGTGTCAGCTCTAAACTGGATAGCGTGAATAGCGCTCTCAGCAGCAAGATAGACAGCGTTAACGCTAGTGTGGGAGGTCTACTGACCCCCATAATAGTTGCGATAATACTAGCACTCCTAGCATTCGTATTCGCCTTGCTAACATTCCTACAGGTAAGAAGGGCTGTAACAACTAAGTAA